Proteins encoded within one genomic window of Oryza glaberrima chromosome 12, OglaRS2, whole genome shotgun sequence:
- the LOC127757880 gene encoding phosphoglucan, water dikinase, chloroplastic isoform X1, with translation MTSLRPLETSLSIGGRPRRGLVLPPPGVGAGVLLRRGAMALPGRRGFACRGGSAASAAERTKEKKRRDSSKQPLVHLQVCLEHQVKFGEHVGIIGSTKELGSWEEQVELEWTTNGWVCQLKLPGETLVEFKFVIFLVGGKDKIWEDGNNRIVELPKDGKFDIVCHWNRTEEPLELLGTPKFELVGEAEKNTGEDASASVTFAPEKVQDISVVENGDLASEAESSKFVGQWQGSKTVFMRSNEHLNKEADRMWDTTGLDGIALKLVEGDKASRNWWRKLEVVRGILLESFDDQSRLGALVYSAIYLKWIYTGQISCFEDGGHHRPNKHAEISRQIFRELEMMYYGKTTSAKDVLVIRKIHPFLPSFKSEFTASVPLTRIRDIAHRNDIPHDLKQEIKHTIQNKLHRNAGPEDLIATEVMLARITKTPGEYSESFVEQFTIFYSELKDFFNAGSLFEQLESIKESLNESGLEVLSSFVETKRSLDQVDHAEDLDKNDTIQILMTTLQSLSSLRSVLMKGLESGLRNDAPDNAIAMRQKWRLCEISLEDYSFVLLSRFINTLEALGGSASLAKDVARNTTLWDTTLDALVIGINQVSFSGWKTDECIAIGNEILSWKQKGLSESEGCEDGKYIRSLRLKATLDRARRLTEEYSEALLSIFPEKVMVIGKALGIPDNSVRTYTEAEIRAGIVFQVSKLCTVLQKAIREVLGSTGWDVLVPGVAHGTLMRVERILPGSLPSSVKEPVVLIVNKADGDEEVKAAGDNIVGVILLQELPHLSHLGVRARQEKVVFVTCEYDDTVTDVYLLEGKYIRLEASSINVNLSIVSEKNDNAISTEPNSTGNPFQQKLQNEFSLPSDIEMPLQMSKQKSKSGVNGSFAALELSEASVESAGAKAAACRTLSVLASLSNKVYSDQGVPAAFRVPSGAVIPFGSMEDALKKSGSLESYTSLLEKIETAKVENGEVDSLALELQAIISHLSPSEETIIFLKRIFPQDVRLIVRSSANVEDLAGMSAAGLYDSIPNVSLMDPCAFGAAVGKVWASLYTRRAILSRRAAGVYQRDATMAVLVQEILQPDLSFVLHTVCPADHDPKVVQAEVAPGLGETLASGTRGTPWRLSCNKFDGKVATLAFSNFSEEMVVHNSGPANGEVIRLTVDYSKKPLSVDTTFRKQFGQRLAAIGQYLEQKFGSAQDVEGCLVGKDIFIVQSRPQP, from the exons ATGACGTCGCTGCGGCCCCTCGAAACCTCGCTCTCCATAGGCGGCAGGCCGCGCCGTGGTctcgtcctcccgccgcccggaGTCGGTGCGGGTGTGCTGCTCCGCCGGGGAGCGATGGCGCTCCCTGGGCGGCGCGGCTTCGCGTGCCGCGGGGGATCCGCGGCCTCGGCGGCAGAGAG AAcaaaggagaaaaagagaagagattcTTCAAAGCAGCCATTGGTGCATCTCCAGGTTTGTCTAGAGCACCAGGTTAAGTTTGGTGAGCATGTAGGCATTATCGGTTCCACAAAGGAGCTTGGTTCATGGGAGGAGCAGGTTGAACTGGAATGGACTACAAATGGTTGGGTCTGCCAGCTTAAGCTCCCTGGAGAAACACTTGTGGAGtttaaatttgttatatttttggtGGGAGGAAAAGATAAAATATGGGAAGATGGTAATAACCGTATTGTTGAGCTGCCGAAGGATGGTAAGTTTGATATAGTATGCCACTGGAATAGAACAGAAGAGCCATTAGAACTTTTAGGAACACCAAAGTTTGAGTTGGTCGGAGAAGCTGAAAAGAATACTGGCGAGGATGCTTCAGCATCTGTAACTTTTGCACCTGAAAAAGTTCAAGATATTTCAGTTGTTGAGAATGGTGATCTAGCATCAGAGGCCGAGTCAAGCAAATTTGTTGGGCAATGGCAAGGAAGTAAAACTGTTTTCATGAGATCAAATGAGCATCTGAATAAGGAGGCTGATAGGATGTGGGATACAACTGGGCTTGATGGAATAGCACTGAAACTGGTGGAGGGCGATAAAGCATCCAGGAACTGGTGGCGGAAG TTAGAGGTTGTTCGCGGGATTTTGTTAGAATCTTTTGATGACCAGAGTCGTCTGGGGGCCCTTGTATACTCAGCTATTTATCTGAAG tGGATTTATACAGGTCAGATATCGTGCTTTGAAGATGGTGGCCACCATCGGCCTAACAAACATGCTGAGATATCGAGGCAAATATTCCGTGAACTTGAAATGATGTATTATGGGAAAACCACATCAGCCAAG GATGTTCTCGTGATTCGCAAAATTCATCCCTTTTTACCTTCATTTAAGTCAGAGTTTACAGCCTCTGTCCCTCTAACACGAATTCGTGATATTGCTCACCGGAATGACATCCCACATGATCTCAAG CAAGAAATCAAGCATACTATACAAAACAAACTTCATCGTAATGCTGGACCTGAGGATCTTATTGCTACAGAAGTCATGCTTGCTAGGATTACTAAGACCCCTGGAGAATACAGTGAATCATTTGTTGAACAATTCACGATATTTTATAGCGAACTAAAAGATTTCTTCAATGCTGGCAG CCTATTTGAGCAACTGGAGTCCATCAAGGAATCTCTGAACGAGTCAGGCTTAGAAGTTCTCTCATCCTTTGTGGAAACCAAAAGG AGTTTGGACCAAGTGGATCATGCAGAAGATTTGGATAAAAATGATACCATTCAAATTTTGATGACTACCTTGCAATCATTATCTTCTCTAAGATCGGTTCTAATGAAGGGCCTTGAAAGTGGCCTTAGAAATGATGCGCCTGATAATGCTATAGCAATGCGACAAAAG TGGCGCCTTTGTGAAATTAGTCTTGAGGATTATTCATTTGTTCTGTTAAGCAG ATTCATCAATACTCTTGAAGCCTTAGGTGGATCAGCTTCACTTGCAAAGGATGTAGCTAGAAATACTACTCTATGGGATACTACTCTTGATGCCCTTGTCATTGGCATCAATCAAGTTAGCTTTTCAGGTTGGAAAACAGATGAATGTATTGCCATAGGGAATGAGATTCTTTCCTGGAAGCAAAAAGGTCTATCTGAAAGTGAAG GTTGTGAAGATGGGAAATATATTAGGTCACTAAGACTTAAAGCTACACTGGATAGAGCACGGAGATTAACGGAAGAGTACTCTGAAGCACTTCTTTCTATATTCCCTGAAAAAGTAATG GTTATTGGGAAAGCCCTTGGAATACCAGATAACAGTGTGAGAACTTACACAGAGGCAGAAATTCGTGCTGG CATTGTTTTTCAGGTATCTAAACTATGCACAGTACTTCAGAAAGCAATTCGAGAAGTACTTGGATCAACTGGCTGGGATGTTCTTGTTCCTGGAGTGGCCCATGGAACTCTGATGCGG GTGGAAAGAATTCTTCCTGGATCATTACCTTCATCTGTCAAAGAACCTGTGGTTCTAATTGTAAATAAGGCTGATGGAGATGAAGAG GTCAAAGCTGCTGGGGATAATATAGTTGGTGTTATTCTTCTTCAGGAACTACCTCACCTTTCACATCTTGGTGTTAGAGCTCGTCAA GAGAAAGTTGTATTTGTAACTTGTGAATATGATGACACAGTTACAGATGTGTATTTGCTTGAGGGAAAATATATCAG ATTAGAAGCATCATCCATCAATGTCAATCTCTCAatagtttcagaaaaaaatgacaATGCTATCTCTACAGAACCAAATAGTACAGGGAATCCATTTCAACAGAAACTCCAAAATGAATTCTCTCTACCATCGGATATCGAGATGCCACTGCAAATGTCTAAG CAAAAAAGCAAATCAGGAGTGAATGGTAGTTTTGCTGCTCTCGAGCTTTCAGAAGCTTCAGTGGAATCAGCTGGTGCAAAAGCTGCTGCATGCAGAACTCTTTCTGTTCTTGCTTCATTGTCTAATAAAG TCTATAGTGATCAAGGAGTTCCAGCAGCCTTTAGAGTCCCTTCTGGTGCTGTGATACCATTTGGATCAATGGAGGATGCGCTCAAGAAAAGTGGATCACTGGAATCCTATACAAGCCTTCTAGAAAAGATTGAAACAGCCAAAGTCGAAAATGGTGAAGTTGATAGCCTGGCGTTGGAGCTACAAGCAATAATTTCACATCTTTCCCCATCGGAGGAGACTATTATATTTCTCAAAAGAATCTTCCCACAGGATGTCCGGTTGATTGTTAGATCTAGTGCTAATGTGGAGGATTTGGCTGGTATGTCAGCTGCTGGTCTCTATGATTCAATTCCCAATGTCAGTCTCATGGACCCATGTGCCTTTGGAGCTGCGGTTGGGAAGGTTTGGGCTTCTTTATACACAAGGAGAGCCATCCTAAGCCGTCGAGCCGCTGGTGTTTATCAGAGAGACGCGACAATGGCTGTTCTTGTCCAAGAAATACTGCAGCCAGATCTCTCCTTCGTGCTTCATACTGTTTGCCCCGCTGACCATGACCCCAAGGTTGTCCAGGCTGAGGTCGCCCCTGGGCTGGGTGAAACGCTTGCTTCAGGAACCCGTGGCACCCCGTGGAGGCTGTCATGTAACAAATTCGATGGAAAAGTTGCCACTCTTGCCTTTTCAAATTTCAGTGAGGAGATGGTGGTGCACAACTCTGGTCCTGCCAATGGAGAAGTAATTCGTCTTACTGTTGATTACAGCAAGAAGCCATTGTCGGTTGATACAACCTTTAGGAAGCAGTTTGGTCAGCGACTGGCTGCGATTGGCCAGTATCTGGAGCAGAAGTTCGGGAGTGCACAGGATGTGGAAGGTTGCCTGGTTGGGAAAGATATTTTTATAGTGCAAAGCAGGCCACAGCCATAG
- the LOC127757880 gene encoding phosphoglucan, water dikinase, chloroplastic isoform X2, with translation MTSLRPLETSLSIGGRPRRGLVLPPPGVGAGVLLRRGAMALPGRRGFACRGGSAASAAERTKEKKRRDSSKQPLVHLQVCLEHQVKFGEHVGIIGSTKELGSWEEQVELEWTTNGWVCQLKLPGETLVEFKFVIFLVGGKDKIWEDGNNRIVELPKDGKFDIVCHWNRTEEPLELLGTPKFELVGEAEKNTGEDASASVTFAPEKVQDISVVENGDLASEAESSKFVGQWQGSKTVFMRSNEHLNKEADRMWDTTGLDGIALKLVEGDKASRNWWRKWIYTGQISCFEDGGHHRPNKHAEISRQIFRELEMMYYGKTTSAKDVLVIRKIHPFLPSFKSEFTASVPLTRIRDIAHRNDIPHDLKQEIKHTIQNKLHRNAGPEDLIATEVMLARITKTPGEYSESFVEQFTIFYSELKDFFNAGSLFEQLESIKESLNESGLEVLSSFVETKRSLDQVDHAEDLDKNDTIQILMTTLQSLSSLRSVLMKGLESGLRNDAPDNAIAMRQKWRLCEISLEDYSFVLLSRFINTLEALGGSASLAKDVARNTTLWDTTLDALVIGINQVSFSGWKTDECIAIGNEILSWKQKGLSESEGCEDGKYIRSLRLKATLDRARRLTEEYSEALLSIFPEKVMVIGKALGIPDNSVRTYTEAEIRAGIVFQVSKLCTVLQKAIREVLGSTGWDVLVPGVAHGTLMRVERILPGSLPSSVKEPVVLIVNKADGDEEVKAAGDNIVGVILLQELPHLSHLGVRARQEKVVFVTCEYDDTVTDVYLLEGKYIRLEASSINVNLSIVSEKNDNAISTEPNSTGNPFQQKLQNEFSLPSDIEMPLQMSKQKSKSGVNGSFAALELSEASVESAGAKAAACRTLSVLASLSNKVYSDQGVPAAFRVPSGAVIPFGSMEDALKKSGSLESYTSLLEKIETAKVENGEVDSLALELQAIISHLSPSEETIIFLKRIFPQDVRLIVRSSANVEDLAGMSAAGLYDSIPNVSLMDPCAFGAAVGKVWASLYTRRAILSRRAAGVYQRDATMAVLVQEILQPDLSFVLHTVCPADHDPKVVQAEVAPGLGETLASGTRGTPWRLSCNKFDGKVATLAFSNFSEEMVVHNSGPANGEVIRLTVDYSKKPLSVDTTFRKQFGQRLAAIGQYLEQKFGSAQDVEGCLVGKDIFIVQSRPQP, from the exons ATGACGTCGCTGCGGCCCCTCGAAACCTCGCTCTCCATAGGCGGCAGGCCGCGCCGTGGTctcgtcctcccgccgcccggaGTCGGTGCGGGTGTGCTGCTCCGCCGGGGAGCGATGGCGCTCCCTGGGCGGCGCGGCTTCGCGTGCCGCGGGGGATCCGCGGCCTCGGCGGCAGAGAG AAcaaaggagaaaaagagaagagattcTTCAAAGCAGCCATTGGTGCATCTCCAGGTTTGTCTAGAGCACCAGGTTAAGTTTGGTGAGCATGTAGGCATTATCGGTTCCACAAAGGAGCTTGGTTCATGGGAGGAGCAGGTTGAACTGGAATGGACTACAAATGGTTGGGTCTGCCAGCTTAAGCTCCCTGGAGAAACACTTGTGGAGtttaaatttgttatatttttggtGGGAGGAAAAGATAAAATATGGGAAGATGGTAATAACCGTATTGTTGAGCTGCCGAAGGATGGTAAGTTTGATATAGTATGCCACTGGAATAGAACAGAAGAGCCATTAGAACTTTTAGGAACACCAAAGTTTGAGTTGGTCGGAGAAGCTGAAAAGAATACTGGCGAGGATGCTTCAGCATCTGTAACTTTTGCACCTGAAAAAGTTCAAGATATTTCAGTTGTTGAGAATGGTGATCTAGCATCAGAGGCCGAGTCAAGCAAATTTGTTGGGCAATGGCAAGGAAGTAAAACTGTTTTCATGAGATCAAATGAGCATCTGAATAAGGAGGCTGATAGGATGTGGGATACAACTGGGCTTGATGGAATAGCACTGAAACTGGTGGAGGGCGATAAAGCATCCAGGAACTGGTGGCGGAAG tGGATTTATACAGGTCAGATATCGTGCTTTGAAGATGGTGGCCACCATCGGCCTAACAAACATGCTGAGATATCGAGGCAAATATTCCGTGAACTTGAAATGATGTATTATGGGAAAACCACATCAGCCAAG GATGTTCTCGTGATTCGCAAAATTCATCCCTTTTTACCTTCATTTAAGTCAGAGTTTACAGCCTCTGTCCCTCTAACACGAATTCGTGATATTGCTCACCGGAATGACATCCCACATGATCTCAAG CAAGAAATCAAGCATACTATACAAAACAAACTTCATCGTAATGCTGGACCTGAGGATCTTATTGCTACAGAAGTCATGCTTGCTAGGATTACTAAGACCCCTGGAGAATACAGTGAATCATTTGTTGAACAATTCACGATATTTTATAGCGAACTAAAAGATTTCTTCAATGCTGGCAG CCTATTTGAGCAACTGGAGTCCATCAAGGAATCTCTGAACGAGTCAGGCTTAGAAGTTCTCTCATCCTTTGTGGAAACCAAAAGG AGTTTGGACCAAGTGGATCATGCAGAAGATTTGGATAAAAATGATACCATTCAAATTTTGATGACTACCTTGCAATCATTATCTTCTCTAAGATCGGTTCTAATGAAGGGCCTTGAAAGTGGCCTTAGAAATGATGCGCCTGATAATGCTATAGCAATGCGACAAAAG TGGCGCCTTTGTGAAATTAGTCTTGAGGATTATTCATTTGTTCTGTTAAGCAG ATTCATCAATACTCTTGAAGCCTTAGGTGGATCAGCTTCACTTGCAAAGGATGTAGCTAGAAATACTACTCTATGGGATACTACTCTTGATGCCCTTGTCATTGGCATCAATCAAGTTAGCTTTTCAGGTTGGAAAACAGATGAATGTATTGCCATAGGGAATGAGATTCTTTCCTGGAAGCAAAAAGGTCTATCTGAAAGTGAAG GTTGTGAAGATGGGAAATATATTAGGTCACTAAGACTTAAAGCTACACTGGATAGAGCACGGAGATTAACGGAAGAGTACTCTGAAGCACTTCTTTCTATATTCCCTGAAAAAGTAATG GTTATTGGGAAAGCCCTTGGAATACCAGATAACAGTGTGAGAACTTACACAGAGGCAGAAATTCGTGCTGG CATTGTTTTTCAGGTATCTAAACTATGCACAGTACTTCAGAAAGCAATTCGAGAAGTACTTGGATCAACTGGCTGGGATGTTCTTGTTCCTGGAGTGGCCCATGGAACTCTGATGCGG GTGGAAAGAATTCTTCCTGGATCATTACCTTCATCTGTCAAAGAACCTGTGGTTCTAATTGTAAATAAGGCTGATGGAGATGAAGAG GTCAAAGCTGCTGGGGATAATATAGTTGGTGTTATTCTTCTTCAGGAACTACCTCACCTTTCACATCTTGGTGTTAGAGCTCGTCAA GAGAAAGTTGTATTTGTAACTTGTGAATATGATGACACAGTTACAGATGTGTATTTGCTTGAGGGAAAATATATCAG ATTAGAAGCATCATCCATCAATGTCAATCTCTCAatagtttcagaaaaaaatgacaATGCTATCTCTACAGAACCAAATAGTACAGGGAATCCATTTCAACAGAAACTCCAAAATGAATTCTCTCTACCATCGGATATCGAGATGCCACTGCAAATGTCTAAG CAAAAAAGCAAATCAGGAGTGAATGGTAGTTTTGCTGCTCTCGAGCTTTCAGAAGCTTCAGTGGAATCAGCTGGTGCAAAAGCTGCTGCATGCAGAACTCTTTCTGTTCTTGCTTCATTGTCTAATAAAG TCTATAGTGATCAAGGAGTTCCAGCAGCCTTTAGAGTCCCTTCTGGTGCTGTGATACCATTTGGATCAATGGAGGATGCGCTCAAGAAAAGTGGATCACTGGAATCCTATACAAGCCTTCTAGAAAAGATTGAAACAGCCAAAGTCGAAAATGGTGAAGTTGATAGCCTGGCGTTGGAGCTACAAGCAATAATTTCACATCTTTCCCCATCGGAGGAGACTATTATATTTCTCAAAAGAATCTTCCCACAGGATGTCCGGTTGATTGTTAGATCTAGTGCTAATGTGGAGGATTTGGCTGGTATGTCAGCTGCTGGTCTCTATGATTCAATTCCCAATGTCAGTCTCATGGACCCATGTGCCTTTGGAGCTGCGGTTGGGAAGGTTTGGGCTTCTTTATACACAAGGAGAGCCATCCTAAGCCGTCGAGCCGCTGGTGTTTATCAGAGAGACGCGACAATGGCTGTTCTTGTCCAAGAAATACTGCAGCCAGATCTCTCCTTCGTGCTTCATACTGTTTGCCCCGCTGACCATGACCCCAAGGTTGTCCAGGCTGAGGTCGCCCCTGGGCTGGGTGAAACGCTTGCTTCAGGAACCCGTGGCACCCCGTGGAGGCTGTCATGTAACAAATTCGATGGAAAAGTTGCCACTCTTGCCTTTTCAAATTTCAGTGAGGAGATGGTGGTGCACAACTCTGGTCCTGCCAATGGAGAAGTAATTCGTCTTACTGTTGATTACAGCAAGAAGCCATTGTCGGTTGATACAACCTTTAGGAAGCAGTTTGGTCAGCGACTGGCTGCGATTGGCCAGTATCTGGAGCAGAAGTTCGGGAGTGCACAGGATGTGGAAGGTTGCCTGGTTGGGAAAGATATTTTTATAGTGCAAAGCAGGCCACAGCCATAG